Proteins from a genomic interval of Symmachiella macrocystis:
- a CDS encoding calcium-binding protein: MRFNSDDIHFIRIRGAGSDEVIYNSTEKISEIFGGDGNDSIFGKDGDDTIYGNRGDDYRVGDAGNDSIRGNRGADLVKGGTGDDRIYGG, translated from the coding sequence GTGAGGTTCAATTCTGATGATATCCACTTCATCCGTATTCGCGGTGCCGGCAGCGACGAAGTGATTTACAACAGTACCGAAAAGATCTCCGAAATCTTCGGCGGCGACGGCAACGACAGTATCTTCGGCAAGGATGGCGACGACACGATCTACGGTAATCGCGGCGACGACTATCGCGTCGGCGACGCGGGCAATGACTCGATCCGCGGCAATCGTGGCGCAGACCTTGTGAAAGGGGGGACGGGTGACGATCGCATTTATGGCGGCTAA
- a CDS encoding NAD(P)H-hydrate dehydratase, protein MALERVTELPELPARKTDSHKGSFGRVLLIAGSRGMSGAACLSGMGALRGGAGLVFVAVPSGIVSIVAGREPSYLNIPLPEDEAGRLHASATETLQDEVTKPDVIAIGPGCGQSQAVTDIVTWLYRDIDKPLVVDADGLNALSTLDTLPPAAGPRILTPHPGEFARLTRTDIKTVQQAREEMATEFAAAHGCVVLLKGAGTIITDGHRVAVNSTGNSGMATGGSGDVLTGLIAALLAQGLPVFEAAQLAAHLHGLAGDLAAAELSEPGLIASDLPRYLPAAWLRVLAK, encoded by the coding sequence ATGGCTCTTGAGCGTGTAACTGAATTACCGGAACTTCCTGCACGCAAGACCGACTCACACAAAGGGTCCTTCGGCCGCGTGTTGTTGATCGCCGGCAGTCGGGGGATGAGTGGAGCGGCGTGTTTGAGTGGAATGGGTGCGCTGCGCGGCGGCGCGGGGCTGGTGTTTGTGGCAGTCCCCAGCGGGATTGTGTCGATTGTGGCCGGCAGGGAACCGTCGTATTTGAACATCCCGCTTCCCGAAGATGAAGCGGGGCGTTTGCATGCATCCGCGACCGAAACACTTCAGGACGAAGTGACCAAACCGGATGTGATCGCTATCGGCCCTGGCTGCGGTCAGTCCCAGGCAGTCACTGATATTGTGACGTGGCTGTATCGCGACATCGACAAACCGCTGGTCGTTGACGCCGACGGGTTAAATGCCCTATCGACGCTGGATACCTTGCCGCCCGCTGCAGGGCCACGAATCTTGACGCCGCACCCTGGGGAATTCGCCAGGCTGACAAGAACGGACATCAAAACCGTGCAACAGGCGCGGGAAGAAATGGCGACCGAATTCGCAGCAGCGCATGGCTGTGTGGTGCTATTAAAAGGAGCCGGAACGATCATCACCGATGGCCACCGCGTTGCCGTGAACAGCACAGGCAACAGCGGCATGGCCACCGGCGGTTCGGGAGACGTTTTGACCGGCCTGATCGCGGCGTTGTTAGCGCAAGGCCTGCCGGTCTTTGAAGCGGCACAACTCGCCGCGCATCTGCATGGACTGGCGGGTGATTTGGCTGCCGCTGAGTTGAGTGAGCCGGGGTTAATTGCTTCGGATTTACCGCGGTATTTGCCAGCGGCGTGGTTGCGGGTGTTGGCTAAGTGA
- the recJ gene encoding single-stranded-DNA-specific exonuclease RecJ yields MGRVWRFAPYDQAAARQLSGTTQLSPLAAQVLYGRGYETAEAARGFLDAKLSDLHPPEALPGVPEATDRILKAISENRRITIYGDYDVDGVTATSLLWHCLKLAGADVHYYVPHRLEEGYGLNCEALKSIHDDAPHSLVVTVDCGIASVEEAAYARELGLELIVTDHHQFANSLPEAACLVHPRLPETDYPFGDLCGAGVAFKLAWAICKRLGDGKNASPRMREFLLDAVGLTAIGTIADVVPLVGENRVIVRYGLNSLLDRANIGLKALMHISELNNNRLLDAEDIGFGLAPRINAAGRLGQARLAVELLTTDKTDRAVALADYLNQQNEMRKTVERRMLKQAKEQVTANPDWDNAPALVLADPDWHAGVIGIVAGRVASHFARPAIMISINKQDQTGQGSARTFAGFDLHAGLSSASEHLIKFGGHQAAAGLRIHADNLDDFRAAFCNYVSGNHEVTERDLEIDIDAEVRLADLTHRAVTELDKLGPFGQGNPRPVLACTKVELTEPPRKMGGGDRHLSLRVRQYGRVMRGVSFGNGEWADEMAKVNGPISICFKPTINRFRGQENVEFHLVDWRAEAEEAAAAPTTEAVAQKSASR; encoded by the coding sequence ATGGGACGGGTTTGGCGTTTTGCGCCCTATGATCAAGCAGCGGCGCGGCAATTGAGCGGCACCACACAACTTTCGCCGTTGGCCGCTCAGGTGCTATACGGGCGCGGCTACGAAACCGCTGAAGCGGCCCGCGGTTTCTTGGATGCGAAGTTGTCGGATCTGCATCCCCCCGAAGCGCTTCCGGGTGTTCCAGAAGCGACTGATCGAATTCTCAAAGCCATCAGCGAGAACCGTCGCATCACGATTTACGGTGATTACGACGTCGACGGCGTGACGGCGACCAGCTTGTTGTGGCATTGTCTAAAACTGGCCGGCGCGGATGTGCATTATTATGTGCCGCATCGCCTGGAAGAGGGATACGGCCTGAATTGCGAAGCGCTCAAATCGATTCATGACGATGCACCCCATTCGCTCGTCGTGACGGTCGATTGCGGCATTGCCAGCGTTGAAGAGGCGGCCTATGCCCGTGAGTTGGGACTGGAATTGATCGTCACCGACCACCATCAATTCGCCAATTCACTGCCCGAGGCCGCTTGCCTGGTCCATCCTCGTCTGCCGGAAACTGATTATCCGTTTGGTGATCTGTGCGGCGCGGGTGTTGCGTTCAAATTGGCTTGGGCGATTTGCAAACGGCTGGGGGATGGCAAAAATGCTTCGCCGCGAATGCGGGAATTCCTGCTGGATGCCGTGGGGTTGACCGCTATCGGGACCATCGCCGACGTTGTCCCACTGGTGGGCGAAAATCGTGTGATCGTAAGGTATGGATTAAACAGCCTACTGGATCGCGCCAATATCGGTCTCAAGGCGCTGATGCATATTAGCGAACTGAATAACAATCGTCTGCTCGATGCCGAGGATATCGGCTTTGGTCTCGCCCCCCGTATCAATGCCGCTGGAAGGCTGGGGCAAGCGCGGTTAGCGGTCGAATTGCTCACGACTGATAAGACAGATCGCGCGGTCGCTTTGGCGGATTACTTGAATCAACAAAACGAAATGCGAAAAACCGTCGAACGGCGGATGCTCAAGCAGGCCAAGGAACAGGTCACGGCAAATCCTGACTGGGATAATGCCCCCGCACTCGTTCTGGCCGATCCCGATTGGCATGCGGGTGTAATTGGCATTGTCGCCGGGCGGGTTGCCAGCCACTTTGCGCGGCCGGCAATTATGATTTCAATCAACAAACAGGACCAAACCGGCCAAGGCTCCGCCCGCACGTTTGCCGGATTCGATCTGCATGCAGGATTGAGTTCCGCATCGGAGCATCTGATCAAATTTGGAGGGCATCAGGCTGCCGCTGGATTACGGATTCATGCCGATAACCTCGACGATTTCCGCGCTGCCTTTTGCAATTACGTTTCCGGGAACCACGAAGTCACCGAGCGGGATTTGGAAATCGACATCGACGCCGAAGTCCGTTTAGCAGACCTCACGCACCGCGCGGTGACCGAACTTGATAAGCTCGGCCCGTTCGGACAAGGCAATCCGCGTCCCGTGCTGGCCTGCACCAAAGTTGAACTGACCGAACCGCCGCGAAAAATGGGAGGCGGAGATCGCCATCTCTCGCTGCGCGTCCGACAATATGGCCGCGTTATGCGGGGGGTCTCGTTCGGCAACGGAGAGTGGGCCGATGAAATGGCCAAAGTCAACGGGCCAATTTCGATCTGCTTCAAACCCACCATCAACCGTTTTCGCGGCCAAGAAAATGTCGAGTTCCATTTAGTCGACTGGCGCGCAGAAGCAGAAGAGGCCGCTGCAGCGCCGACCACAGAGGCGGTCGCACAGAAGTCCGCCAGTAGATGA
- a CDS encoding calcium-binding protein — MNFENLEDRRLMAGSVDIHLDGANLEVIGTADRDKLSVHYDDSGQTIHVRAYEYVGGNWVESQHREFDADDISFIRIRGAGSDDVIYNSTEKQSEIFGGAGDDWIYGGGGKDSIYGKDGDDTIYGNSGDDYLRGDDGNDYIKGNKGNDVVDAGTGNDYVVGGRGDDILMGAAGNDTIKGRDGNDALIGHDGNDKLYGEAGNDSLFGMGGNDWLAGDHGDDLLKGGNGNDTLLGNSGDDRLKGEAGTDYLKGQDGNDYLDGGADGKRDYLWGGTGADTFEQYWHFGSANSNRPFVIGYSEETIYDFNGFAGDRYA, encoded by the coding sequence ATGAATTTTGAAAACTTGGAAGACCGCCGACTGATGGCGGGCAGTGTCGACATTCATCTCGACGGCGCGAACCTGGAAGTCATCGGTACCGCGGACCGCGATAAATTGAGCGTGCACTACGACGACAGCGGGCAGACTATCCACGTCAGGGCCTATGAGTATGTCGGCGGCAATTGGGTTGAGTCGCAGCATCGGGAATTTGACGCAGATGATATCTCTTTCATCCGCATCCGCGGTGCCGGCAGTGACGATGTGATTTACAACAGCACGGAAAAACAATCGGAGATTTTTGGCGGTGCAGGCGATGATTGGATCTACGGCGGCGGCGGCAAAGACTCGATCTACGGTAAAGATGGCGACGACACGATCTATGGCAACAGCGGTGACGACTATCTCCGCGGTGACGACGGCAATGACTACATCAAAGGTAACAAGGGTAACGATGTTGTTGATGCCGGTACGGGTAATGACTATGTGGTCGGTGGCCGGGGTGACGACATTTTGATGGGTGCCGCCGGGAATGACACGATCAAAGGTCGCGACGGCAACGACGCACTGATCGGCCACGATGGGAACGACAAGCTCTACGGCGAAGCCGGTAACGACAGTCTGTTCGGTATGGGCGGCAACGACTGGTTGGCGGGCGACCACGGTGACGACCTTTTGAAAGGCGGCAACGGCAATGACACTTTGTTGGGGAACTCGGGCGACGACCGCTTGAAGGGCGAAGCAGGCACCGATTACCTCAAAGGTCAAGACGGCAATGACTACCTAGACGGTGGTGCCGACGGCAAACGTGACTACCTGTGGGGTGGCACGGGAGCCGATACGTTCGAACAATACTGGCACTTTGGTTCCGCCAACAGCAACCGCCCGTTTGTGATCGGTTATTCGGAAGAGACGATCTACGACTTCAACGGCTTCGCCGGCGACCGGTACGCGTGA
- a CDS encoding HD domain-containing protein, which translates to MPSDKLRREIAYEAARLMYSRQESEYYTAKMKAGRKLCRGWVKPRDLPSNAEIREAIQSFARMHEGDQRTANLREMRVAALRVMRLLERFRPRLIGSVMTGHVRRGSDIDIHIFSDSVEAVVAVLREEGIPHDLERKQVRKHGEERVFNHLHFHDQFHFELTIYASKQAHYVFKSSVTGKAIERASIAELELFLAVEYPSLDLDEAVAEVEERVDRFQIYEMLLVPLEQVKQSKKYHPEGDVLYHSLQVFDIAREERPYDEEFLLAALLHDVGKGIDPDDHVSAGLEALADYITPRTAWLIEHHMEAHAVADGSIGARARRRLEASEDFEELMLLEECDDAGREPAYDAPDVDEALDYLRELSAMCG; encoded by the coding sequence ATGCCCAGCGACAAGCTGCGACGGGAAATCGCTTATGAAGCGGCCCGTCTGATGTATTCCCGGCAAGAATCCGAATATTACACCGCCAAAATGAAGGCGGGTCGCAAGTTGTGTCGCGGCTGGGTTAAGCCCCGCGACTTGCCCAGCAATGCCGAAATCCGCGAAGCCATTCAAAGCTTCGCCCGTATGCATGAGGGGGACCAGCGGACCGCCAACCTCCGCGAGATGCGCGTCGCCGCCTTGAGAGTCATGCGGCTGTTGGAGCGGTTCCGCCCTCGGCTCATCGGCAGCGTAATGACCGGTCATGTGCGGCGCGGGTCGGATATCGACATCCATATCTTTTCCGACAGCGTCGAGGCGGTCGTAGCGGTGCTGCGCGAAGAAGGTATTCCACACGACCTGGAGCGCAAGCAGGTCCGCAAGCATGGCGAGGAGCGGGTCTTCAATCACCTGCATTTCCACGACCAGTTTCACTTTGAACTAACGATCTATGCGTCGAAGCAGGCGCATTACGTCTTCAAAAGTTCCGTGACCGGCAAAGCCATCGAGCGGGCCAGTATTGCGGAGTTGGAACTGTTTCTTGCTGTGGAGTATCCCAGTTTGGATCTCGACGAAGCGGTGGCCGAGGTGGAGGAACGGGTCGATCGCTTTCAGATTTACGAGATGCTGCTCGTCCCGTTGGAGCAGGTGAAGCAGTCCAAAAAATACCATCCCGAGGGGGACGTGCTATACCACAGCTTGCAGGTCTTCGATATCGCCCGCGAAGAACGTCCCTACGACGAAGAGTTTCTGCTGGCGGCACTGTTGCATGACGTGGGTAAGGGGATCGATCCTGACGACCATGTGTCCGCAGGGCTGGAAGCACTGGCCGATTACATCACGCCGCGGACCGCTTGGCTGATCGAGCATCACATGGAAGCGCATGCGGTCGCTGACGGCAGCATCGGCGCCCGCGCCCGTCGCCGCTTAGAAGCCTCGGAGGATTTCGAAGAACTGATGCTATTGGAGGAGTGCGACGATGCCGGCCGCGAACCGGCCTACGATGCTCCGGATGTCGACGAAGCACTGGATTATTTGCGCGAGCTGTCGGCGATGTGCGGGTAG
- a CDS encoding protein-L-isoaspartate(D-aspartate) O-methyltransferase, which translates to MNLESSRQALITTLKRDGISSQAVLEAIAETPRERFMPETVRNKAYENIALPIGDGQTISQPYIVALMTQALELTGREKVLEIGTGSGYQAAILAQLCREVVTIERIANLSRHAQVVLDSLGYDNIEYHVADGTLGYPDAGPYDGILVTATAPKLPQALCEQLTLGGRMVIPLGEEKVQELKLITRGTEGLRVKKLCNVRFVPLIGEQGWDDGESPGESPGESED; encoded by the coding sequence ATGAATCTGGAATCCAGTCGGCAAGCATTGATCACCACGCTCAAGCGAGATGGGATTTCTAGCCAAGCCGTTTTGGAGGCAATCGCCGAGACACCGCGTGAGCGGTTTATGCCTGAAACCGTTCGCAACAAAGCGTACGAGAATATCGCTCTGCCCATCGGCGACGGGCAAACCATCAGTCAGCCCTATATTGTGGCCTTGATGACACAGGCGTTAGAATTAACCGGCCGCGAAAAAGTGCTGGAGATCGGCACCGGTAGCGGATATCAGGCGGCGATCCTTGCTCAATTGTGCCGCGAGGTGGTCACTATCGAACGCATCGCCAACCTCTCCCGCCATGCGCAGGTCGTGCTCGATTCATTGGGCTACGACAACATCGAGTACCACGTCGCCGACGGCACATTGGGGTATCCCGACGCAGGCCCCTACGACGGCATCCTGGTCACTGCCACCGCCCCCAAACTCCCGCAAGCGTTGTGCGAACAACTCACCCTCGGCGGCCGCATGGTCATCCCGCTGGGTGAAGAGAAGGTGCAGGAACTGAAACTCATCACCCGCGGCACCGAAGGTTTGCGGGTGAAGAAACTGTGCAACGTGCGGTTTGTACCGTTGATCGGCGAACAGGGTTGGGACGACGGTGAATCCCCCGGTGAATCCCCCGGTGAATCCGAGGACTGA